Proteins found in one Sorghum bicolor cultivar BTx623 chromosome 1, Sorghum_bicolor_NCBIv3, whole genome shotgun sequence genomic segment:
- the LOC8084557 gene encoding endoglucanase 9, with the protein MSMYGRDPWGGPLEICHPDSATDDDRSRNLDIDRGAMSRTLDETQQSWLLAGPGDQARKKKKYVDIGCLVVSRKLFVWTLGVLLAAAVFAGVVAGIAKAIPRRHRPPPPPDDYTVALHKALMFFNAQRSGKLPKHNNIPWRGNSCMKDGLSDPAVRRSLVGGYYDAGGAVKFNFPAAFSMTLLSWSVIEYSAKYDAVGELGHVRDIIKWGSDYFLKTFNSTADSIDRVIAQVGSAAMSPGSTQPNDQYCWMRPEDIDYPRPVVECHACSDLAAEMAAALAAASIVFKDNKAYSQKLVHGATTLFQFARERRGRYSAGGSDATKFYNSTSYWDEFVWGSSWMYLATGNSSYLTLATHPKLAKHAGAFWGGPDYGVFSWDNKLTGAQVLLSRLRLFLSPGYPYEEMLRAFHNQTSIIMCSYLPIFKSFNRTRGGLIQLNHGKPQPLQYVVNAAFLASVFSDYLEAADTPGWYCGPHFYSIEVLRSFARTQIEYILGKNPLKMSYVVGFGNHYPKHVHHRGASIPKNGVHYGCKGGWKWRDTKKPNPNIIVGAMVAGPDRHDRFKDARKNYNYTEATLVGNAGLVAALVALSGEGHGVDKNAMFSAVPPMFPSPPPPPAPWKP; encoded by the exons ATGAGCATGTACGGGAGGGACCCGTGGGGCGGGCCGCTGGAGATATGCCACCCGGACTCGGCCACGGACGACGACCGCAGCCGGAACCTGGACATCGACCGGGGCGCGATGTCGCGGACGCTCGACGAGACGCAGCAGAGCTGGCTGCTGGCGGGGCCCGGGGACCAGGCCcgcaagaagaagaagtacGTCGACATCGGCTGCCTCGTCGTCAGCCGCAAGCTCTTCGTCTGGACGCTCGGGGTGCTCCTCGCCGCTGCCGTCTTCGCGGGGGTCGTCGCCGGGATCGCCAAGGCCATCCCCAGGCGccaccgcccgccgccgccacccgaCGACTACACCGTCGCGCTGCACAAGGCGCTCATGTTCTTCAATGCCCAGAGAT CTGGGAAGCTTCCGAAGCACAACAATATACCATGGCGAGGTAACTCTTGCATGAAGGACGGACTTTCTGACCCTGCAGTCAGGCGAAGCCTGGTCGGCGGGTATTATGATGCTGGCGGCGCTGTCAAGTTCAATTTCCCAGCTGCCTTCTCAATGACCCTCCTCAGCTGGAGTGTTATTGAGTACAGTGCTAAGTACGATGCTGTTGGGGAACTTGGCCATGTCCGTGACATTATCAAGTGGGGGTCAGACTACTTCTTGAAGACCTTTAATTCCACAGCCGATAGCATTGATCGTGTCATTGCACAG GTGGGAAGTGCTGCAATGTCACCTGGTTCGACGCAGCCCAATGATCAATATTGTTGGATGAGACCAGAGGACATCGACTACCCACGGCCAGTGGTTGAGTGCCACGCTTGTTCAGATCTTGCTGCTGAAATGGCTGCAGCATTAGCTGCAGCATCTATTGTATTCAAGGACAATAAGGCTTACTCACAGAAGCTTGTACATGGTGCTACCACTCTCTTCCAGTTTGCAAGGGAGCGGCGTGGGAGGTATAGTGCAGGTGGCTCAGATGCTACAAAGTTCTACAATTCAACCAGTTACTGGGATGAGTTTGTGTGGGGTAGTTCATGGATGTACCTTGCAACTGGCAATTCATCATACTTGACTCTAGCCACACACCCTAAACTTGCAAAGCATGCTGGCGCTTTCTGGGGTGGACCAGATTATGGTGTGTTCAGCTGGGATAATAAGCTCACTGGTGCACAG GTTCTTCTAAGCCGGTTGAGGCTTTTCTTGAGTCCTGGATATCCATATGAAGAGATGTTGAGGGCATTCCACAACCAAACTAGCATTATCATGTGTTCCTACCTTCCAATCTTTAAATCTTTCAACAGAACAAGAG GTGGTTTGATTCAGTTAAATCACGGGAAGCCACAACCCCTTCAGTATGTGGTCAATGCTGCATTCCTTGCTTCTGTGTTCAGTGATTATCTTGAGGCTGCGGATACTCCTGGGTGGTACTGTGGCCCCCATTTCTACTCTATTGAGGTTCTTCGCAGTTTTGCAAGGACTCAG ATTGAATACATCTTAGGAAAGAATCCTTTGAAGATGAGCTATGTGGTTGGGTTTGGAAACCATTACCCCAAGCATGTTCACCACCGGGGCGCCTCAATCCCTAAGAATGGTGTTCACTATGGTTGCAAAGGAGGGTGGAAGTGGAGGGACACCAAGAAGCCAAACCCTAATATCATAGTAGGGGCCATGGTTGCTGGCCCTGATCGCCATGACAGGTTCAAAGATGCCCGCAAGAATTATAACTACACTGAAGCAACACTGGTAGGCAATGCTGGTCTAGTCGCAGCATTGGTAGCTTTGTCTGGTGAAGGCCACGGGGTGGACAAGAATGCTATGTTCTCTGCAGTACCGCCCATGTTCCCTTCCCCTCCGCCGCCACCGGCCCCATGGAAACCATAA